Within the Butyrivibrio sp. AE3004 genome, the region TGTATTTTACGTCTGCAGTACATATCGCTTTATAAACATATTTGTCAGCCTTATTGTTGATAACAATGACGATACGAGTAAACAGGTAGAGATTAATGGAATGATATCTGACAGTGAGGCTCAAGTACTGAATGATAAATTAGATAAGTTTTAAAGAATTCAGATGAAAGATCAAATGAAGTAAGGGGATGGAACAATACCTTGTTGTTACCATCTCCTTTTTGTGTCCTTTTTATTGGATAGGCTGTGTGTACATAATAAAAAAGGAGAGTTATATTAGAAAACAAGTATGGTTATTAAAAACCAAAGTTTGGTTATTGACAACCAAGATTTGCTGTGATATATTTTGATTACAGAAATAGATGTGGTTATAAATAACCAAGGAGGTAACAGATGCTAGATAGAACAGAATTGAAGAAAATAAATAAGAAGGTAGTAAGTGAGATTGGTTGGAATATATCAAACTATATTAGAGGTATGGCTCCTGCCGATCCATTGCTATATTATGTCCTGGTATACTCTGCATACCTAGCTCAAGTGAATAACATAGAGGATAAAGAAGAATTGATTTCATTCATTGAAACCAAAATATCAGAACAAAGAGCTATGTTTATAAAAGAGTTAGCTCGAGAGAATCTTGGAATCGCTATCAAGATAGCAAAGGCTTTCAGTGAAAATGATCTTTTGGCGTATCTGTATGTATTACCTAGAGAGAATGCTGGAAGAGATGGGGGAGTCTATGAGACCCCTGAGTCTATTTCAAAACTGGCTCTGAAAATACTTGATATTAAAGAAGATGATAGAGTTGCAGATTTTGGAAGTGGCTTAGGTGATTTTATTACTTTAGCTGCCGAAAATGCAGAACAAAAAGCTTTATATGGAGTTGAACGTCATACATATATTTGTGAAGCTTCAAGAATAAGAACGGAGTTATTTGCACCAAATGCCGAAATTGAATTGGGGGATATGTTTTCAATCCGTGAAGATAGGAAGTTTGATAAGATCTTTTCGAATTATCCTTTTGGATTGAGACTAATTCATCTTCAGACAGGCACTGAGTATATTGATGAGCTTCATAAAAGGATGCCTGAGATAAAGAAAGCAACATCATCAGACTGGATTTTCAACTCACTTATATTTGATCACTTGTCTGACAAGGGTAGAGCAGTAGCTATTATGACTAATGGAAGCACTTGGAACAGCATTGACCAGAAAATCAGAGAGTTCTTCATTAGAAATGGGCTTATAGAGGCGGTTATTGCGCTTCCTGCAAAGATTTTTGAGCACACTGCAATAGCAACTACAATGATAGTAATAAGTAAGGGTAACAAAACTGTAAAGATGGTTGATGCTACCAGTTTGTGCGAACAGGGAAGAAGACAAAACATCATTAGTGATTCAGATATTGATAATATCGTTAGACTACTGAATGAAGATGGTAGCGAAACTATAACTGTGAATCTTAGCACTTTCCAGGAGAATGATTTTGTTCTAAATCCTTCACGATATTTAGAAAAAACAATTTCTATCGAGGATGGAGTTGAGTTTGGTAGCTTGATGAAGCGAATCACAAGAGGTGCTCCTTTACGAGCTAGTGAGCTTGATGCATTAGTATCAGAAGAACCGACTGACGTTCAATACTTGATGTTAGCAAACATCCAGAATGGAATGATTTCAGAGGATCTACCTTTCCTTAAGGAGGTCGATTCGAAGCTTGATAAATACTGCATTGGTCATAGAAATTTATTACTTTCCAAGAATGGTGCACCTTTTAAGGTTGCAGTTGCTGAAATAGAGGAAGGAAGAAAAATATTAGGAAATGGCAATTTATTCATCATTGAGCTAGATGAGGAGAAGGTTAATCCATATTTCATAAAAGCTTTTTTAGATAGTGAGGTAGGTGCATCAGTGCTTAAATCTATAACTGTAGGCGCTACCATTCCCAATATTTCAGCTGAATCTTTAAAGAAACTGATTGTCCCGTTACCTTCAATGGAAAAACAGAATGAAATTGCCAATCTTTATCAAGCAAAACAGGATGAAATAAAAGTTCTTCAATTAAAGATCCAGAAAGCGCAAAACGAGTTGAGAGGTATTTTCGGGGAGGTGGATTAACATGTTATCTATCGAAGAATTATCCGATCTTGAAGATGCTATAATGGAAGTTTTGCCGGATAAGATAACACAGATTTTGTCCAGGGCTAATAGGAATGGAGAACTGGATGAACTGTTGAGAATAATGGGACTGTCTGATTTGCTTGGAAGTGATGATCGGTTTGAATCATTCAAGGATGGCAAAATAGTGGTAATAGGTGGAACTGAAGTTAAAGAAGAAGTGCTTTCGGCAATAGGTAAGCAGTTGGGCATTGATAAAAAACGCTTTGAGTTCTGCTTGGATTATAAAGAAGCGCAGAAATATGATTTCAAAAAAATGCAATATGCTCCCCAATATAGAGTAATCTTGTTCGGCCCAACACCACATAGCGGTCATGGCAAAGAAGATAGCAGTAGCATCATTGCTGAATTGGAAAAGACAGAGGCTTACCCAAGGGTGGAAAGACTAATAAGCGGCCAGGAATTAAAGATTACAAAGACAAGTTTCAGACAAAAACTACAGCAGTTAATAGATGAAGAATATATCTGACAACGATGCTATACTAATGAATGATGTGATTTTCTGAAAAAAAACACAATAATTATGATAATAAACGCATAAATGCGAGAAAAAGGATGGAAAAGAATATGTCAGAAAGACAACAAATTGATGCAATGTGGGATGACTCCCCGATTGACGTTTCAACAGAGGTGAATTTTATTTGGTCTATCGCTAATAAGTTACGTGGCACATACCAAAGTGATAAGTATAAGGATGTAATCATCCCGATGGTTATTATCCGTCGATTTGAGTGTGCATTGGAGCCAACTAAGAAGAAAGTAGTTGATACTTTTAAGGCAAACCCTAATTATCCAGTTAAGGCGATGTACCGTATTTCTGGATTTCAGTTTTATAACACCAGCGAGTTTAGCCTTGCTGAATTAATTAATGATGCAGATAATTTGGCTGCAAACTTTAAGGCGTACTTACAGAGTTTTTCTCCAAATGTTCAGGAAATAATCGTATCTGCAGAAAAAGGATTGGACTTTTATAAGCAGATTGACAAAATGGATAAAAACAATCGCTTGCTAAGCGTTGTAAAAGCCTTCTCAGAATTAGATTTAGATCCCAGAACCATAGACAATGTAAAGATGGGATATATCTTTGAAGATCTTATCAGAAGATTTTCAGAAAATGCTGAGGCAGGTGATCACTACACAGGACGTGACATTATAAAGCTGATGGTTAACATACTGCTCGCAGAGGGTTGTGATGATATTTTTGATGATGGAAAAGTAATTACTGTCTTGGATCAGGCATGTGGTACCGGTGGTATGCTTTCGACAAGTTATAACTTCATTAAGAGATACAATCCAACTGCTGATGTAAGACTATTCGGACAGGAAATCAATCCAGAGTCGTATGCGATTTGTTTGGCAGAAATGCTAATCAAGGGACAAA harbors:
- a CDS encoding N-6 DNA methylase; the encoded protein is MLDRTELKKINKKVVSEIGWNISNYIRGMAPADPLLYYVLVYSAYLAQVNNIEDKEELISFIETKISEQRAMFIKELARENLGIAIKIAKAFSENDLLAYLYVLPRENAGRDGGVYETPESISKLALKILDIKEDDRVADFGSGLGDFITLAAENAEQKALYGVERHTYICEASRIRTELFAPNAEIELGDMFSIREDRKFDKIFSNYPFGLRLIHLQTGTEYIDELHKRMPEIKKATSSDWIFNSLIFDHLSDKGRAVAIMTNGSTWNSIDQKIREFFIRNGLIEAVIALPAKIFEHTAIATTMIVISKGNKTVKMVDATSLCEQGRRQNIISDSDIDNIVRLLNEDGSETITVNLSTFQENDFVLNPSRYLEKTISIEDGVEFGSLMKRITRGAPLRASELDALVSEEPTDVQYLMLANIQNGMISEDLPFLKEVDSKLDKYCIGHRNLLLSKNGAPFKVAVAEIEEGRKILGNGNLFIIELDEEKVNPYFIKAFLDSEVGASVLKSITVGATIPNISAESLKKLIVPLPSMEKQNEIANLYQAKQDEIKVLQLKIQKAQNELRGIFGEVD